One genomic region from Prochlorococcus marinus CUG1433 encodes:
- the gcvP gene encoding aminomethyl-transferring glycine dehydrogenase yields MTSKFGSDFFIDRHLGLGDNDEKSMLNKLGFSNIDQFINQVIPKDIQLKDKSSAILPQGCSEIEALNELEEIAKKNTKMRSLIGLGYYDNHMPKVIQRHVLENPRWYTSYTPYQAEIAQGRLEALFNFQTIVCELTGFPVANASLLDEGTAAAEAMAMSFAARKNKSSKVYLVESNVFDHTFNVLQTRAKPLGISLRRFTQSNLPNHDDVFGILLQLPGKNGQLFDPTFLISQAHRSEIIVTAAIDPLAQVLIKPISEFGVDVAVGSMQRFGIPMGFGGPHAAYFACSEKYKRLIPGRIVGQTLSKNGEKSLRLALQTREQHIRREKATSNICTAQSLLAIISSFYAIYHGPSGLMQIAKRLVGLRLNLESCLADLGFDIPNGTRFDSVDVYSEYSQRIHHEALKNGYNLRILPLGSTIENSTGFGISLDELSNEKEIKDILTFIANLIEKKEDLEHIKFDKSFQLESIALRSSEWMQQDIFTNYQSETELMRYIFRLAEKDFSLVDGMMPLGSCTMKLNSAAELNPVSWANLSSIHPFSPPDQTKGYSKIISDLEKWISDIVGLKSVSFQPNAGSQGEFAGLLAINSYFESKGEFSRKKCLIPKSAHGTNPASAVMAGFDVLTVECDDEGNIDFQDLSFKVKKFDNQIGALMLTYPSTHGVFELQIRKICDLIHSVGGFVYLDGANLNAQVGLCKPGHYGVDVCHLNLHKTFCIPHGGGGPGVGPVAASETLSPFLPTHSLKDNNLSNSFNYVSSAKHGSASILPISWMYIKMAGLSGLRKATAHAILSANYIAHSLKHKFKILYKGKNNFVAHECILDFRDLKSKTGLSVNDLAKRLIDYSFHAPTISWPVQETIMIEPTESESLAELNRFCEAMLLIGEEISEIENNIELNNNNVISNAPHTLKELIAENWNYPYSKEKASFPYKTPTTIKFWSSVSRINNAYGDRNLICSCNVNQGETLEEKKCA; encoded by the coding sequence ATGACATCCAAATTTGGGTCTGATTTTTTTATAGATAGGCATCTGGGGTTAGGAGATAATGATGAGAAAAGTATGCTTAATAAGCTTGGTTTTAGTAATATTGATCAATTTATAAACCAAGTTATTCCTAAAGATATTCAACTTAAAGATAAATCTTCAGCAATATTGCCCCAAGGTTGCTCAGAAATAGAGGCTTTAAATGAATTAGAAGAGATTGCGAAGAAAAATACTAAAATGAGATCACTAATAGGCCTTGGTTATTATGACAATCACATGCCTAAAGTAATCCAAAGACATGTTCTCGAAAATCCGAGGTGGTACACGTCTTATACTCCATATCAAGCAGAAATTGCACAAGGAAGATTAGAAGCTCTATTTAATTTTCAGACTATTGTTTGTGAACTAACAGGATTTCCTGTCGCTAATGCATCTTTATTAGATGAAGGCACTGCTGCTGCAGAAGCAATGGCAATGAGTTTTGCTGCAAGAAAAAATAAATCTTCAAAAGTGTACTTAGTGGAATCAAATGTTTTTGATCATACTTTTAATGTTCTACAAACCAGAGCAAAACCTTTGGGAATATCTTTGAGACGCTTTACTCAAAGCAATCTTCCTAATCATGATGATGTTTTTGGAATTTTGTTGCAATTACCCGGTAAAAATGGGCAATTATTTGATCCCACATTCTTAATATCCCAAGCACATAGATCAGAAATTATTGTAACTGCAGCTATTGATCCACTGGCTCAAGTTTTAATTAAACCAATTTCTGAATTTGGTGTTGATGTAGCAGTGGGTAGTATGCAAAGATTTGGCATTCCAATGGGTTTTGGTGGCCCCCATGCAGCATATTTTGCCTGTAGCGAAAAATATAAAAGGCTGATACCTGGAAGAATTGTTGGGCAAACTCTCTCTAAAAATGGTGAAAAGTCACTAAGACTAGCACTGCAAACAAGAGAGCAACATATTAGAAGGGAAAAGGCCACTAGTAATATTTGTACTGCTCAATCGTTGTTAGCCATAATTTCTTCTTTTTATGCTATATATCATGGACCCTCTGGTTTAATGCAAATTGCTAAGAGATTAGTGGGGTTGAGACTAAATTTAGAATCATGTTTAGCTGATTTAGGTTTTGATATTCCTAATGGTACTAGATTTGATAGTGTTGATGTTTATTCTGAGTACTCCCAGAGGATCCATCATGAAGCTTTAAAAAATGGGTATAACTTAAGAATTTTGCCTTTGGGATCAACTATTGAAAATTCAACTGGATTTGGGATCTCTTTAGATGAGCTCAGTAATGAAAAAGAAATCAAAGATATTTTGACTTTCATAGCAAACCTTATAGAAAAAAAGGAAGATTTAGAGCATATAAAATTTGATAAAAGTTTTCAGCTTGAAAGTATAGCTTTGAGATCCAGTGAATGGATGCAGCAAGATATATTCACAAATTACCAAAGTGAAACCGAATTAATGAGATATATATTCCGGCTTGCTGAAAAAGATTTTTCTCTAGTCGATGGAATGATGCCATTAGGAAGCTGTACTATGAAGTTGAATTCTGCAGCAGAGCTCAATCCAGTCTCTTGGGCTAATTTATCTTCTATTCATCCTTTTTCTCCACCAGATCAAACTAAGGGCTATTCAAAAATAATATCTGACCTAGAAAAATGGATAAGCGATATAGTTGGTTTAAAGTCAGTTTCTTTTCAACCAAATGCAGGTTCTCAGGGAGAGTTTGCAGGATTATTAGCAATAAATTCTTATTTTGAATCAAAAGGTGAATTTTCAAGAAAAAAATGTTTAATTCCTAAAAGTGCTCATGGAACAAATCCTGCTAGTGCAGTCATGGCAGGATTTGATGTTTTAACGGTTGAATGTGATGACGAAGGAAATATTGATTTTCAAGATTTATCGTTTAAGGTCAAGAAATTTGATAATCAAATAGGAGCCCTCATGTTGACGTACCCTTCTACTCATGGAGTTTTTGAATTGCAAATCAGAAAGATATGCGACTTAATTCACTCTGTTGGTGGATTTGTTTATTTAGACGGAGCAAATTTGAACGCTCAGGTTGGATTATGCAAACCCGGTCACTATGGTGTTGATGTTTGTCATTTGAATTTACATAAAACATTCTGCATTCCACATGGAGGAGGTGGCCCTGGAGTAGGGCCAGTTGCTGCATCAGAAACTTTAAGTCCATTTCTCCCTACTCATTCTTTAAAGGATAATAATTTATCTAATAGTTTCAATTATGTATCTTCTGCCAAGCATGGGAGTGCAAGTATTCTCCCAATAAGTTGGATGTATATAAAAATGGCTGGTCTTAGTGGTTTGAGGAAAGCAACTGCGCATGCAATTTTATCTGCAAATTATATTGCTCATTCTTTAAAGCATAAATTCAAGATTCTTTATAAAGGGAAAAATAATTTTGTCGCACATGAATGTATTTTAGATTTTAGAGATTTAAAATCCAAAACTGGTTTGAGTGTTAATGATTTAGCTAAACGATTAATAGATTATAGTTTTCACGCCCCAACTATAAGTTGGCCTGTTCAAGAGACAATAATGATAGAGCCTACTGAAAGTGAAAGTTTGGCTGAATTGAATAGATTTTGTGAGGCTATGCTTTTGATTGGGGAAGAAATCAGCGAAATAGAAAATAATATTGAATTAAATAATAATAATGTAATAAGTAATGCTCCCCATACGCTGAAAGAGTTAATTGCTGAAAATTGGAATTATCCTTATTCAAAAGAAAAAGCCTCTTTTCCTTATAAAACTCCAACAACTATTAAGTTTTGGTCTTCAGTTTCTAGAATTAATAATGCTTATGGCGATCGCAATTTAATTTGTTCTTGCAATGTAAATCAAGGAGAGACTCTAGAAGAAAAAAAATGTGCTTAA
- a CDS encoding glycosyltransferase family 1 protein, with protein MKIALFTETFLPKVDGIVTRLTKTIEFLIKNGDEVIIFCPEGCPESYMGATVVGVAAMPLPLYPELKLGLPGPAVSDKLEKFNPDLIHVVNPAVLGLGGIWLAKTNNIPLIASYHTHLPKYLEHYGMGMLEPLLWELLKAAHNQALLNLCTSTAMVNELKDKGILRTALWQRGVDTYSFRPDLRSEKMRKKLFGEYNDANYLLIYVGRLSAEKQIERIKPVLESIPNACLALVGDGPYRNQLEKIFENTKTNFIGYLSGDELASAYASGDIFLFPSSTETLGLVLLEAMAAGCPVIGANKGGIPDIISDGINGCLYDPDEKDNGKQSLIEATKKILENENKREIMRKEARNEAEKWDWNQATLQLQKYYSDTLKEIDKT; from the coding sequence GTGAAAATTGCATTGTTTACTGAAACTTTTTTACCTAAAGTTGATGGCATAGTCACAAGACTGACTAAAACGATTGAATTTTTAATAAAAAATGGTGATGAAGTTATAATTTTTTGTCCAGAGGGGTGTCCAGAATCATATATGGGAGCAACTGTAGTTGGCGTTGCTGCAATGCCATTGCCCTTATACCCAGAGTTAAAGCTCGGTTTACCAGGTCCTGCAGTCTCAGATAAGTTAGAAAAATTTAACCCAGATTTGATACATGTTGTTAATCCAGCTGTACTTGGCTTAGGGGGCATATGGTTAGCGAAAACTAATAACATTCCTTTAATTGCCAGCTACCATACTCACCTTCCGAAATATCTGGAACATTACGGTATGGGTATGTTAGAGCCACTTTTGTGGGAATTACTTAAAGCAGCACATAATCAAGCCTTGTTAAATTTATGTACTTCCACCGCCATGGTAAATGAGTTAAAAGATAAAGGTATTCTAAGGACTGCCCTATGGCAAAGAGGAGTTGATACTTACAGTTTCAGACCAGATTTGAGAAGTGAGAAAATGAGAAAAAAATTATTTGGGGAATATAACGACGCTAATTACCTATTGATTTATGTAGGAAGATTATCAGCAGAAAAACAAATTGAGAGAATTAAACCAGTCTTAGAAAGTATTCCTAATGCTTGCCTAGCACTTGTAGGTGACGGACCATATAGAAACCAGCTTGAAAAAATCTTCGAAAATACGAAAACAAATTTCATAGGATATTTATCCGGCGATGAACTCGCAAGCGCCTATGCCTCTGGAGATATATTTTTGTTTCCCTCTAGTACAGAAACACTTGGGTTAGTTTTACTAGAGGCAATGGCAGCTGGATGTCCAGTTATCGGAGCCAATAAGGGAGGAATTCCAGACATAATAAGCGATGGGATAAATGGTTGCTTATATGATCCTGATGAAAAAGATAATGGAAAACAAAGTTTGATTGAAGCAACAAAAAAAATTCTAGAGAATGAAAATAAAAGGGAAATTATGAGGAAAGAGGCACGAAACGAAGCGGAAAAATGGGATTGGAATCAAGCAACTTTACAACTACAAAAATATTATTCAGATACTCTCAAAGAAATAGATAAAACATAA
- a CDS encoding NAD-dependent epimerase/dehydratase family protein produces the protein MKVIVLGGDGFCGWPCAVNLAEQNHDVIIVDNLSRRKIDIDLEVESLTPIASITERLSAWEEIGGKPMRFINMDISKQYQKLLNLLIDEKPDSVIHFAEQRAAPYSMKSSFTKRYTVDNNVNGTHNLLAAIVESNLDIHVVHLGTMGVYGYGSHRGATIPEGYLKVEVPQPDGSRFEEEILHPASPGSVYHMTKTLDQLLFLYYNKNDLVRITDLHQGIVWGTNTEATLKDPRLTNRFDYDGDYGTVLNRFLMQAAIGYPLSVHGTGGQTRAFIHIKDSVKCVQLALENPPKPGERVKIFNQMTESHQVGELAKKVASLTGANINYLPNPRNEAVENDLIVDNKCFIELGLNPTTLDNGLLEEVVEVAKKYSNRCDLKRIPCVSSWTKKQAEAIKTN, from the coding sequence GTGAAAGTTATTGTTTTAGGTGGAGATGGTTTTTGCGGTTGGCCTTGTGCGGTGAATTTAGCAGAACAAAATCATGATGTAATTATTGTCGACAATTTAAGTCGTAGAAAAATTGATATTGATCTAGAGGTAGAGTCTTTAACTCCAATTGCTTCTATAACCGAACGACTTTCTGCATGGGAAGAGATTGGGGGTAAGCCTATGAGATTTATTAATATGGATATATCTAAACAATATCAAAAATTACTCAATTTGCTCATTGATGAAAAACCAGATTCCGTGATCCATTTTGCAGAACAAAGAGCAGCGCCTTACTCAATGAAATCGAGTTTTACTAAAAGATATACAGTAGATAATAATGTTAATGGCACCCACAACCTTCTTGCTGCAATAGTAGAGAGTAATTTAGATATTCATGTTGTTCATTTAGGAACAATGGGAGTTTACGGATATGGATCACATAGAGGTGCAACAATTCCAGAAGGTTATCTAAAAGTTGAAGTTCCACAACCAGATGGAAGCCGCTTTGAAGAAGAAATATTACACCCTGCAAGTCCAGGTAGTGTTTACCATATGACTAAAACTTTAGATCAATTATTATTTCTTTACTACAACAAAAATGATCTTGTAAGGATTACTGATCTTCATCAAGGCATTGTTTGGGGAACAAATACAGAAGCAACTTTAAAAGATCCGAGATTGACAAACCGATTTGACTATGACGGGGACTATGGAACTGTTCTAAACAGATTCCTTATGCAAGCTGCAATTGGGTATCCATTAAGTGTTCACGGGACAGGAGGGCAAACAAGAGCATTTATACATATAAAAGACTCTGTAAAATGTGTACAACTTGCTCTTGAAAATCCTCCAAAACCTGGAGAGAGAGTCAAAATCTTTAATCAAATGACTGAGAGTCATCAAGTTGGAGAACTAGCTAAAAAAGTTGCTTCTTTAACGGGAGCTAATATCAATTATTTACCAAATCCAAGGAATGAAGCAGTAGAAAATGATCTAATTGTTGATAATAAATGCTTTATAGAATTAGGTTTAAACCCAACGACTCTTGATAATGGCTTATTAGAAGAAGTTGTTGAAGTTGCTAAAAAATACTCCAACAGATGCGATCTTAAGCGCATACCTTGTGTTTCATCTTGGACTAAAAAACAAGCTGAGGCTATAAAGACTAATTAA
- a CDS encoding thiazole synthase, translating to MKNYSSLLIGGKQFSSRLMVGTGKYKSTQDMVESLSNSETEIITVAVRRIQNDQTGENLLEKINWKKYWMLPNTAGCVNSDEAVRIAILGRELAKLSGQEENNFVKLEVIPDKKYLLPDPIETLKAAEILIKKGFAVLPYINADPILAKRLEEIGCSTVMPLGSPIGSGQGLLNSSNIGIIIENAKVPVIIDAGIGVPSEASQAMELGADGVLINSAIAQAENPPLMAQAINYGVKAGRQAFLAGRIKKQDFAVASSPEKNISL from the coding sequence ATGAAAAATTATTCATCTTTACTAATTGGAGGAAAACAATTTTCCAGTAGATTAATGGTGGGTACAGGTAAATACAAATCTACTCAAGATATGGTAGAAAGTTTGTCAAATTCTGAAACTGAAATTATAACCGTCGCTGTTAGAAGAATTCAAAATGATCAAACCGGAGAAAATTTACTCGAGAAGATAAACTGGAAAAAATACTGGATGCTTCCTAACACAGCTGGTTGCGTTAATTCCGATGAGGCAGTCAGAATAGCAATTTTGGGCAGAGAACTTGCAAAATTGTCTGGTCAAGAGGAAAATAATTTTGTGAAGTTAGAAGTTATTCCTGACAAAAAGTACTTGCTACCAGATCCAATAGAAACCCTTAAAGCAGCCGAAATTTTAATAAAAAAAGGTTTTGCTGTACTTCCTTATATCAATGCAGATCCTATTCTTGCAAAAAGACTAGAAGAAATAGGTTGTTCAACTGTAATGCCTTTAGGATCACCAATTGGCTCTGGGCAAGGTTTATTAAATTCATCAAATATAGGTATAATTATTGAGAATGCAAAAGTACCAGTAATAATTGACGCAGGAATTGGGGTTCCAAGTGAAGCTTCTCAAGCTATGGAACTTGGAGCTGATGGTGTCTTAATCAATAGTGCAATAGCACAAGCTGAAAATCCTCCTCTAATGGCTCAAGCGATAAATTATGGAGTTAAAGCTGGCAGGCAAGCTTTTCTTGCAGGAAGAATTAAAAAACAAGACTTTGCGGTAGCAAGTTCACCGGAAAAAAATATATCTTTATAG
- a CDS encoding tetratricopeptide repeat protein, which produces MEISSFQSYLIILFVVLIIISIFVFRQFLKTRSEELNLVKFEQIGLDSLTKATELYEFGSIQIKKRLYPEAIKTFLKAIEHYENEPDEAKAIINNALGFSYAAQNEFKIAIKYYKSAIKSLPEYPIALNNLASAQQRLLEYDLAYATYQKVLVIDPKNKTAIKKSKELEKRINYKPYKGIKDKGF; this is translated from the coding sequence ATGGAAATTTCTTCCTTTCAATCCTATTTAATAATTCTTTTTGTTGTACTAATAATAATTTCCATTTTTGTATTCAGGCAATTTCTAAAAACAAGAAGTGAAGAATTAAATTTAGTAAAGTTCGAGCAAATAGGTTTAGATTCTCTCACTAAAGCTACAGAATTATATGAATTTGGGTCTATTCAGATAAAAAAAAGATTATATCCTGAAGCAATTAAAACTTTTTTAAAAGCAATTGAACATTATGAAAATGAACCTGATGAAGCTAAAGCGATAATAAATAACGCTTTAGGATTTTCTTATGCTGCTCAAAATGAATTTAAAATAGCAATTAAATACTATAAATCTGCAATCAAATCACTTCCAGAATATCCTATAGCCCTAAATAACCTCGCATCAGCACAACAGCGTTTACTTGAGTATGACTTAGCATATGCAACATATCAGAAGGTTTTAGTGATAGATCCAAAAAACAAAACGGCAATAAAAAAAAGTAAAGAGTTAGAAAAAAGAATTAATTACAAACCTTATAAAGGTATCAAAGATAAGGGATTCTAA
- the rplT gene encoding 50S ribosomal protein L20, which yields MARVKRGNIARKRRNKILNLAKGFRGGNKNLFRTANQRVMKALCNAYRDRRRRKRDFRRLWISRINASARINGTNYSKLINGMKNSEIIINRKMLAQLALNDPKCFEKIVSSVSN from the coding sequence ATGGCACGCGTAAAAAGAGGCAACATAGCCAGAAAAAGAAGAAACAAAATCTTAAATCTTGCAAAAGGTTTCAGAGGTGGTAACAAAAATCTTTTCAGAACCGCAAATCAAAGAGTGATGAAAGCTCTTTGTAATGCTTACAGAGACAGAAGAAGAAGAAAAAGAGATTTTAGGAGACTTTGGATTTCTAGAATTAACGCATCTGCCAGAATAAATGGAACAAACTACAGCAAGTTAATAAATGGGATGAAAAACTCAGAAATTATTATTAACAGAAAAATGCTTGCTCAATTAGCATTGAACGACCCTAAGTGTTTTGAAAAAATTGTTTCTTCAGTTAGTAATTAA
- the rpmI gene encoding 50S ribosomal protein L35, with protein MSKLKTRKSAAKRFKATATGKFMRRRAFHNHLLDHKSSKLKRHLSTKAVVDERDADNVRLMIPYA; from the coding sequence ATGTCTAAACTAAAAACTCGTAAATCAGCTGCCAAAAGATTTAAAGCTACTGCGACGGGTAAATTTATGAGAAGAAGAGCTTTCCATAATCATTTACTTGATCATAAAAGTTCAAAATTAAAAAGACATCTATCAACAAAAGCTGTAGTTGATGAAAGAGATGCTGATAATGTAAGATTAATGATTCCATACGCATAA
- a CDS encoding SpoIID/LytB domain-containing protein — protein MKLKFALLNLFLACISLCITNIKFTSNLKAEELLKVELNREIKKGKFLIGLKQYLGGENDSFSKKRNITFITDKGFLNLISSNGIKHKSKQINISWVDIPIKNPKKIERVVFGPFASYESAKKQAKKLQDKGYETTIAYPKNWEVWIPLEDDLPEFELKNKIFRKIKNFQITPVLRSEHNVIKLEGPVYIYAEEEIKINGVNFGKNFYFLKDSYGTWTLVQKIEFDDYLAGVLPYEIGPNSPLEALKAQAVIARTWGIFNSDRFNMDKYHLCISTQCQVYKPSKIKNKKVQKAIEATSNLILTYRNQPVNAFYHGSNGGVSASAGESWQIQDYSYFESIIDGSKSINKNFKLPITNESDLNNFLDFDIEQFYGSNHSLFRWNKKISSLEIKEKLIKNKLININEDVLDLNSIERGSSGRVTKLEIQTDKGNKSIVLIKDDIRRVLNFLPSNLFTINKLNDDLWHLRGGGFGHGVGLSQSGAIEMAKLGFSYEQILNHYYRDVKLKKFEILSQ, from the coding sequence ATGAAACTTAAATTTGCACTTTTAAACCTATTTTTAGCTTGTATTTCTCTTTGTATAACTAATATTAAATTTACTTCTAATTTAAAAGCAGAAGAATTACTAAAGGTTGAACTCAATAGAGAAATTAAAAAAGGAAAATTTTTAATTGGTTTAAAGCAATATTTAGGCGGGGAAAATGATAGTTTTTCAAAAAAAAGGAATATAACCTTTATAACGGATAAAGGTTTTTTAAATCTGATATCGTCTAACGGCATTAAACATAAATCAAAACAGATTAATATTTCCTGGGTGGATATACCCATCAAAAATCCAAAAAAAATTGAAAGAGTTGTTTTTGGTCCTTTTGCTAGCTATGAATCAGCAAAAAAACAGGCAAAAAAACTTCAAGATAAAGGATATGAGACGACTATTGCTTACCCTAAAAATTGGGAAGTATGGATTCCACTTGAAGATGATCTACCAGAGTTTGAATTAAAAAATAAGATTTTCAGAAAAATAAAAAACTTTCAAATTACTCCTGTTCTTAGAAGTGAACATAATGTTATTAAACTCGAAGGACCTGTATATATTTATGCTGAAGAAGAAATAAAAATAAATGGTGTCAATTTTGGCAAAAATTTTTATTTTTTAAAAGATTCTTATGGAACTTGGACATTAGTTCAAAAAATTGAGTTTGACGATTATTTGGCAGGTGTTTTGCCATACGAAATTGGACCGAATTCTCCTTTGGAAGCACTCAAGGCTCAAGCAGTTATAGCAAGAACTTGGGGAATTTTTAATTCTGATAGATTTAATATGGATAAATATCATTTATGTATAAGTACTCAGTGTCAAGTTTATAAACCTTCTAAAATTAAAAATAAAAAAGTACAAAAAGCAATAGAAGCAACTTCAAATTTAATTCTCACGTATAGAAATCAACCAGTAAATGCTTTTTACCATGGTTCTAATGGTGGCGTATCTGCTAGTGCAGGAGAGTCTTGGCAAATCCAAGATTATTCTTATTTCGAATCAATCATTGATGGTTCTAAATCAATCAATAAAAATTTTAAACTTCCAATTACAAATGAATCTGATTTAAATAATTTTTTAGATTTTGACATAGAACAGTTTTATGGGAGTAATCATTCTCTTTTTCGATGGAATAAGAAAATTTCTAGTCTTGAAATTAAAGAAAAGTTAATTAAAAACAAACTTATAAATATTAATGAAGATGTTTTGGATTTAAATTCTATTGAACGTGGGTCTAGTGGCAGAGTGACAAAATTGGAAATACAAACGGACAAAGGTAATAAATCTATTGTTCTTATTAAAGATGATATTCGACGGGTATTAAATTTTTTACCTAGTAATTTGTTTACTATTAATAAATTAAATGATGATTTATGGCATTTGAGAGGAGGAGGCTTCGGTCATGGTGTAGGTTTATCTCAGTCAGGAGCAATTGAAATGGCTAAATTAGGATTCTCTTATGAACAAATATTGAATCATTACTATCGAGATGTAAAACTGAAAAAATTTGAGATATTGTCTCAATGA
- a CDS encoding glycosyltransferase family 2 protein, protein MSKGFYKNRRPKSFIFLSVCFLVAFIPHAYNIENFFNIILILSFVIVFYGLIIISSNFKRNNVLNTVNSRISNKELPVLDILVAARDEENVIARLVERLFSLDYPTNKLNIYIIDDGSSDKTPLILDRLSRQYDKLKVVSRSPNAGGGKSGALNYALKFTHGEWLLVLDADAELKKDSLIRLFSFVEEGNWSAVQLRKSVTNVSKNFLTSCQSMEMAMDAIFQCGRLSVAGVSELRGNGQLIKKETLLACGSFNEDTVTDDLDLSLRLLLSKSRIGILWDPPVMEEAVENLNALLAQRQRWAEGGLQRFFDYGDQLFTKKIDYFQKFDLTYFFILQYALPIISIFDLVFSIALLDSPIYWPISLTAFTLSGIAFWYGSSCKSEVPVLQKSNFLMVFLSLFYLSHWFLVIPWVTLKMSIFPKKILWRKTLHTGV, encoded by the coding sequence ATGAGCAAGGGTTTTTATAAAAATCGAAGACCGAAGTCGTTTATATTTCTTAGTGTTTGTTTTTTAGTAGCTTTTATTCCTCATGCTTACAACATCGAAAATTTCTTTAATATTATATTGATTCTTTCTTTTGTGATTGTTTTTTACGGTTTAATAATTATTTCTAGTAATTTCAAAAGGAACAACGTTTTAAATACTGTAAACAGCAGAATTAGCAATAAAGAGTTACCTGTGCTTGATATTTTAGTCGCGGCTAGAGATGAGGAGAATGTTATAGCAAGATTAGTTGAAAGATTATTTAGTTTAGATTATCCAACAAATAAATTAAATATTTATATAATCGATGATGGCAGTTCTGATAAGACGCCTTTAATTTTAGATCGATTATCTAGACAATATGACAAGTTAAAAGTCGTAAGTCGTTCTCCAAATGCAGGAGGAGGAAAGTCAGGAGCTTTGAATTATGCCTTGAAGTTTACTCATGGGGAATGGTTATTAGTTTTGGATGCTGATGCTGAATTAAAAAAAGATTCTTTGATAAGGTTATTTAGTTTTGTAGAAGAGGGTAATTGGTCTGCAGTTCAACTAAGAAAATCAGTAACAAATGTAAGTAAGAATTTTTTAACTTCCTGTCAGTCAATGGAAATGGCTATGGACGCAATCTTTCAATGTGGAAGATTATCAGTTGCTGGAGTTTCTGAATTAAGGGGAAATGGTCAATTAATTAAGAAAGAAACATTATTGGCATGTGGTTCATTTAATGAAGATACAGTTACAGATGATCTTGATTTGAGTTTAAGATTATTACTATCAAAATCTAGAATTGGAATCTTATGGGATCCTCCAGTCATGGAGGAAGCAGTTGAGAATTTAAATGCTTTGTTAGCGCAAAGACAAAGATGGGCAGAGGGGGGTTTGCAAAGATTCTTTGATTATGGAGATCAATTGTTTACTAAAAAAATTGATTATTTCCAGAAATTTGATTTAACTTACTTTTTTATATTGCAATATGCTCTACCAATCATTTCTATTTTTGATTTAGTTTTCAGTATTGCCTTATTAGATTCACCAATTTACTGGCCGATTTCATTAACAGCTTTTACGTTATCTGGAATTGCTTTTTGGTACGGGTCTTCTTGTAAAAGCGAAGTACCTGTATTGCAAAAAAGCAACTTTTTGATGGTATTTTTATCGCTTTTTTATTTATCACATTGGTTTTTAGTAATTCCTTGGGTAACACTAAAGATGTCTATTTTTCCCAAAAAGATACTCTGGCGAAAAACTCTTCATACTGGAGTTTAA